TAGCATTCATCCTAGTGACAATCTTTTTGGTCAAACTTACTTTGGGTACAATTGCAATTTTTGCACCTTGTACTAGTTTAGCACCATTTATCTTGTTAAGGATGCTTTTAGGaacacttttttgggtttaggcTGATCCCAAAGTGAAAGAGAGGTTATCCACTCTTGTTAATGGGCCTTTGACCCTCTTTAGTTTTTTGATGAACACTACGTTTTTTTACCTCTTGATGGCAAGCCTTATACTTGAAGGTTAGAAGAGTTCTAGGATTATGGAGTAGTGGTTTTAGGACATAACAATGTAGAAGAGAATCATAGCTAACATTGTCAATGTCTTAAAGGCTAATTGGGAATTACTATTTGTTTCTTGTACATCAAACTAAAAATAAGGAATGAGTTATTGTAGGTGTGTTCTTAACTTCTTAGTGATCCAACCCAATTTCTATGAAACTAAAATAAAGAACATCTCTTAACATATAGCATGATAAGTAGCATTATCAATATCTTCTAGAGGTATTGTGAATTATCGTCTGTTGATTATAGAGTAAATTGCAAACAAGGAAGGAATGAATTATTGCAGATGTATTCGTAAGTTCTTAATGGTGATCCCAATTGCTATGAAATTAAATGTAAGAATGTCTTTTAATGTGAGTTCAATCCAAGACATATAATTGTGTTAGTTTCTCGGGAAATCCTTATTCAACATAAACAATGTCTTTTAATGTGGGTTCAATCCAAGACATATAATTGTGTTAGTTTCTTGGGAAATCTTTATTCAACATCAACAAAATTTATGGTCTAATGGAATCTCACGATCTTATCCTTTGTGGAGTTGATAGCTATCTCCACAACTCCAAGAAACCATCTACAACCAAAACACCTATTACATCTGAAGAGAAAAAGTTATGTTTGATGATGTGTAACCTTGAGAGAGATTGATCCAATAGGAATGTGATATTAAGATTAATCTGTAAATGAATTGGATAGATTGCAATGTAAACAATGAATACTTATAAAAGCATAAAGAAACACTCTAGATGAAAACCCTAGGAGAGGATTAAATTAGAGCCTAACAAGTGTCTTAGTCACATAACTTGAGACAACTTGACCTATAATTAACTCGATCTAATTATAGAAAAACACTCCTAAGTTTGGCTTAagtgtaagaaaataataatggacCTAActaattaatgattgattaatCAACTACTAAGGTGttttcctaattactccaacaatatTGTCAAATTCTTGTCTATCTTGTGGAAATTTCACtttcttttccaattttaataTTGGATACTATTAGATTATTGATACCTCTATAGATCATCAACTGCAACTCATTTAATAATACATGGAACCCTTTTGTCTATATGCATATTATGCCTTTACtttctttttaatttatatttcaaataaaCCAATTGATTATTATGTATGTCTTCAAATACCCaaatgtgtatgtacatgtgtatatatccAATTGTGAATGGTTTGTGTTGGATTATTAATATCAGCTGAAAAGTGCACAACAATAACTTTTTTGTATGTATGGTTATTAtggctttattttatttttaaatttgactTGCAAGAAAACAATTCATTATTGCCATATCTTTGTAAATGTCTAGATGCATATGTACATGCACATATATCCATTGTCAATAGTTTATTATGtggagaggcatctacaatgatatcaaaatgtcagtaaacaaaaattcatttttaaaacaattCGACATGCAAATGGCGGGTAactgcatgaaatatgccatgtttgagtttttgtggaggtgttctTTTatcactccaaataaaatagaaccctcgccacttgtctccaactagattcaTATGCAACAGTTGAATGGATTTGTATGTTCAGTATTTtaaaagaacatttattttacagatgattctctttTATTATAGGATATCTCttctcacacaaacacacacacacacacacacacacacacacacacacacacatatatatatatatatatatatatatataagatatacATCTGTACATTACCCAAATATATACATGCAATACACACTTGGGGGAACATACATGTATGGGTATAAATAGAATTTATAGATCTTGATACATGCACAACATATTTATAATCAAATTATAGACATCTGGttgtaataatatttatattttgtgGGTTTGTGTTTCACATTGTAAGCTAACACGTGGAAGATGGGAAGTGGCAGAAAACACAACTAGGCATCTTTTAGATTTTAAGACCACAAGGGGAAGAAATTCTAAGTGACAGAAAATGAAAGCTGAAACCATATACTTTGTATGATTAAAGTAATTGCTGATATATTATACAATGGAAGGAATATTTCATGAGAGCCAAAGTAAGGGTATTGGAAATCAAAGTAAGCATACAGCCTGAAGCCTCCAAGCTTCACTGTATAAAATACCATTATCACTTTCAAGCCAACTCAAACTTTAATTTATTGGACTATTTTTTTCATTGCTAGGATTTTTATACAGTCGCAagcattctttcaaaaatttcttaGTTCGGCACATATATCCTTTGGCTGAGGCTCCATGCTCCTGGTGAAATGATGTGCTATGTAAACCTAATATGCTGTTGCATTTAACTTAGTAGAGAAGTGACTTCTTTCATGCCTTCTTCGAAACCAACATGTGGAAGTAGAGATATAAAAAATTCTTTTCTTTATCTAAACCCTcttccaaagctctcattttggcataggcagggggATGCTGGCAAAGAGTGGAGAGTTTGGCAAAATCCTTCTCAACTGATGCATTTTCTGCATATCCTGCAAACACGCCATTCAACAAGACTACATTTGTTTGAGGCATCCTGTTAAACATTTCACATGCCTTCCCTGTGTTTCCACACTTTACATACATGTCTTTCAGAGCATTTCCAACAGTTACAACGAACATCCCTACCCAGTTTGatagctcccattttggcacaggtggtGTGAAATGAGATCTGCTGAGGTCAAAAAcctatttgttgcaattgtagaaCTTATGGGCGGGAGAAAAgagtttaaaaaattaaaatttgggaGGGATTAATGGGGACAGAAACTACAGATAAGAAAAAAAGATGGATTAGAGGGGCCCACAAGAGCCACGGAAGTTAACCGTGCTTATTTTTCGAATGGAAACAAACGGGAAAGAACATTAGAGAAaagaatgggcccacaacacacctaagcagtcaaagcttagtgtgttgtttaagccatgacatttcatgagaccacattgttttaggcattttgcatacatgtataaCAAAGCCGTTGCAACTACAATATCCCATAAAATTCCTTACCTTTCACTTATGGTGGATGACCAAACcctgtttcaaagctcccattttgacacaggcaggaaggatgctggcaaagattgCAGCCGATTAGATCCTCTTGAAGGTTTCTGAagctttttcaacaaatccattctgtgTATATCCTGCAATCGTAGCATTCAAAGAGACCAGGGTTCTGTGCATATCCCACAAATAGTTCAGATGCGTTGTCttttcttccacattttgcatacatgtctaccagagcgTATCCTAAGGATCGTCCATACCCTGTTTCCAAAGTTGCCATTTTTGGCACAGGCGGCCGGGAGTACGCATAAAACAGTTCGGTTTGGAAAGTTGTTTGTCACGTATGAAGATAATATGGGCGGCAAGATAAAACtattcaaaaacatttaaaatttaCACGGGCTCGAAAGGCAACGGAAACGGAGCTTGTGAACGGCAAATGGGATGGTTGAAGAGGGTCCACCAGCCATCGAAGGCCCTGCTGATTGAACAGATCGACCAGACATATCGCGCAGAGCCCTGAGCTTTCCCCACTCAGCACCAACAACAATGTAAAGGCCAGGAACTAATGTTCCAGAACGAACAATTGCTGTAGCTAAAGGGCCACGACAGCGATCAAGTCGTGCTTCAACAACATATGCATGCGCATCACCATCCATGCGAGCTTTCAAATCCATTAGTTCAGCCTGGAGCAGTAAAGCTTCCTCCAGCTTATCCAAACCAATATTTTCTGTTGCAGATATCTCAACCACTTGCACATCACCCCCCATTTCCTCTAATGCCAATCCCTCTGTACAAAGTTGCATTCGTATTTTTTCAGGGTCTGCATTTGCCTTGTCACATTTGTTGATTGCCACCACAACAGGCACATTTGCTTACTGTGCATGAGCCATAGCTTCACGAGTCTGAGGCATAACCCAATCATCAGCAGCTACCACAAGCACCACCACATCTGTAACTGCAGCACCCCTTGCTCGCATAGCACTAAAGGCAGCATGCCCAGGAGTGTCCAGGAAAGTAAGAGATGCTCCAGATGGCATGGTCACAACAAATGCTCCTAAGTGTTGAGTAATACCACCAGCTTCTTTTGCTGCCAGAGATGTTTGCCTTAGAGCATGCGTGTGTTTGGGAGATGCTCTATTGAGGATGTTGAAATAAATCTGAATCTTGTCCCATAATATTTCAGATATTATTTTTCTCATCTACTGTACTAGAGCTATATTATTTATTTCCTTGACAAACCTTTTGTGTCTCCTCACGTCTTCAACAAGCTTAACAAGCTTCTGGATTTCTTGGCCCATAAATTTCCAACACTCTTGGTAAAACTTGGCTGGAAGTCTGTTAGGCCCAAGAGTTTTCTCCAGGTGCAGTTGGAATACAACAACTTTAACTTCTTCCTTTGTGAAGGCTCTAAAAGTAGACGATTATCCTCTTCCATGAAGAGGTCAGGAACAACATCAAGTAATTCCGTACAATCCCCGTAAAAAAGTTACAATAGTGTTACTTAATGAAAACTACTATAATAAAATGGACTATGATAATAAAATGGATatgatctctcctaaaaataaaaatctaataatAAAATGTATGTAACAATTTTGAAAAAGCTActcaaacaaaatttaaaaatacaatagtaacaatgcattttttttattgTGAGAGAGATTATggctatcaaaaattaaaaaaataatttaaaagataTGATAATTTTGAGTCATATCCACAATCTTCTATAAAATGAAAATTTATCAAATTGTATAATTTTGTTTTGTTAAAttacatatataatttttttaatataacatttagATTATTAGTAAAACTTTTTAAAAATGTATGCTTTTTTTAGTTAAGTATTACCAAGGTAGTAGCTCCCTCTATTAATAGCTTTGAAAATGTACATAGGTAGATCATTACACATCAATATGACCAATGACGACAAAGGAGAAGTACAAAGAGCTAGATGTGGGTGGTACGACTACAGGTGAAACTAGTATGGCCAAAAGTGAAACTGGTACAACCAAAGGAAAAATTGGTACAACCGAAGGTGGAATTGAGCTGAAGGCGAAGGAGAAGGTACGATCAAAGGTGAAATTGGCCGAAGGAGAAATTGAGTTGAAGGTGAAACTAGCCAAAGGAGAAATTGGTACAAATAAGGGTGAAATTTGGTATGCCCATGAAATTGACTGAAGGAGAAGGTACAATCAAAGTTGAAAATGGTCGAAGGAGAAACTGGTATGGCCGAAGGTGAAACTGGTATGACTGAAGGTGAGACTATTGAAGGTGAAAATAGCCAAAGGTGAAATTGGTATGGTTGAAGGTGAAATTGGACAAATGAGAAATTGTTATGACCCAAGGAGAAGCTAGTACAACCAAAGGATAAGGTATGACCGAAGGTGAAATTAATGAAACTGGTTGAAGGAGAAACTAATACTGCCGAAGGTGAAACTGGCCAAAGGTGAAACTAGTACGACTGAAGGTGAAATTGGACAAATGAGAAACTAGTACAACCAAAGGAGAAGCTCTGGTGCAGTCAAAGATGAAAAATGGCCGAAGTTGAAATTGGTACAAgcgaagaagaaaccagtgcaaacAAAGGAGAGATTGGTACAACCATAGGTGAAACTAATCGAAGGTGAAAGTGGTACAGTACTTCTAGAAACTATATGACCAACTGGTATGGTGCTTCTAGTAACCATACGACCAACTGGTACAGGACTTTTGGCAACTGGAACAACAACTAGTACATTATTGCACATGAAGTATCTCGATTTTGCATCTTGGCCCGAACTTTGTCCATACCATAGGCCCCACATGCTTGATCACCAAACATATGGGATTTTGTTAATCCTACCCGATGCCTACTTGAGACAAATTAGGATTCATCCCCtactcttgaatgataatttcttTGACCTCTAAACCCAACTCCAAGCCATctttaaaaaaaaagtattttaaataatataatatttgttaaatatttttaaaggcaagattataaataatttttttgttttagaatgttttagaatattttaaatattatcttaaatattttttaatatcaatattaagaattatttttaatttaatagtaCATTTACgattttatcatatttattagaGAAATGCATATTAATTTTAGATTATagtattattttctttttaaaatattttaaatattagacCATGATTATGTTttaatatcaatttagaaacttatttttGAAATGAACTAACTTTAATACATGAATatagaatattttttttaattaatagtaaattttaagttttttgttttgtgtgattttttttctatcttttatCATATTTATTATAGAAATACATACTAATTTACAATATTTAACATCAATTTAGAAATTTATTATTGAAATAATCCAATGGCTCTAGACATTGCAATCGTCTTGCAAGTCTGTCTATAAATGTAGACCATCAATCATAGAAGTTAGTGGATTGAGTTCATAGTGGAAAGCCATCaacataattaaaaattatttagttGAATGCataagaggagaaaataaatagaataattataaaatgtttttttttagaactttttcatcaatttaagtgtcacaaacatgccaaattaaatgcttctagtttttattgaggATCTGTAATAAGGGAAATGAATATTATAAGGGTTTTAGTCACATTTTAGTAGCACACAATATTATTCAATGGCCATGATTATTCAAATTTATCTATGACCATTAAATAATATTCTATATTTTGTTATCCATCTTGATCTTTGTTACCTTTATTATTCTTGATATATTGATGAGACTCTTGGACATCATCTTATGTGTTTGATTAAGTGGTTATTTATGTGTGTGATTGGTAAATTAGATGTTTAATTTCAAATACAtataaatgaaattgaaatggaaatggtATTAATTATCATGTTATGATTATGAGTTTAATCAAGTGCATGTGCTTTGACTATGATTTATGGTACTGACCTACTGATGTGAATCTAAGTGCAAGTGAGTGGTTGAGATAAAGGTGTCCTAGCAATTTGGCAACAATATGGATGATGGTACCTAATGTATATGCAATAAGATATTCATGCCGCATTCATGATGTTTgtgcattttacattctcataGTTACGTAGATGGTTGAACACGATTTACAATGGTGTTATAGATAAATGCTTGCTTATAATGTGCTTGTTTGAAAATAAGATTTTAGAAAACTATTATTATTTTCACATAATTACTTAAATTacttatttcaaaaaataaaatttattcatatttttaatgtaattttttttttgaaaaaaaataaatataattttatttatattgttttattatattaaatagttatattttaataaatgtattttttattctatattaatattataaattataatatatattaatgtttatattttaaaaaattgcacattttaaattaaataaactaattgATATCCTAATGCATGTTTATTTCAGTAAAGTAAAAgtaactttatttatttatttcatatatataaaaataaaaaattaaaattaatggatTAAGTTTTACAAATATGAAAAAGTTCTTTTGAACATTAACAAAAAACTAAATAAGTGCTCTTTACTCTTAGTAAAGTCTAGTCTATTTTTAGAACTTTACTTATATAGAGCAGGTTAAGCGGCTTTTAGAGGTTATTGAACACACTCAACGTCAACCACCTGCAACTATCCATGACCCAAGGAATTCCAAAACAAGTTGAGGCACGAAAATCTTTGTTTTATTTCCCATAGCAATTCTATTCTTTGTTCTCTGCAAACGCTGGCATTTGACGGCCACTTTTATCTGTCATATGGATTTTTGATGATGGTTTATTTATTTCAATGTCTTTtatttgacgttttaagaaaaatattaactgtcaaaaaatataaataGAGAAGATTGAAATACAGATTCTtaaaaagaaatgaaaatcattgtCCTCTCTTTATTCATTTCACATATGgatatgtgatatatatatataaaaagaatataaacaatttaaaaacaatgataaattagtaatatatgcaaaaatattaaatttactaagtttttaaatttataaaaatagaATATATTCTAAAAATTATAATCTATTATTTCAATTATatcaagtttctaaattcatttgaaaaatagaaatatcctaaaaatttatattaaaatattataaaattagaaacaactatatctttccatttcaaaatattctaaataaatttatatttttataattattattttaaactaATATATATGAATATTACAAATTATAATATTATACTATATGTATTACTTACTATATTTTTTTACGGTTTATTTTGTTTTGATATAATCTGAGTATAACAGACCTTGTTTTCATCTGATAAGATTATTTGTAATAGGAGAGTTTCAGCTACATCAAAATCTTTGTAATAACTACTTTTATAGTATTTAATAGATCTTCTAGCTTCGACCTTTTACTGAACATAAAAAAAAATCGATATTTTTTTTAGTAAGAATTCTTGCTTAAACAAAAGTTATCAATATGGAAATTTTTGGGGGGCTATTTAAAAGTCAAGCCAAATACCATGTTATTAACGTAAGTCAAACTAAAGTTTAAGTAAttttcaatatgtttttattttataaGCATTATTGCATGGCTGACTTTTTGTAAGACTGAGCTAAATTAGGCTCCATCGCATGGAATAAAGGAGAAAATTAAAACTATGCTATTTGCATACATGGCTATAAAAATAGAAGGTATTAAGAAAGAGAGACATTCTTTTTCTTTAGAAGGATGGAGGCGAGAGAGGAGAGCAATTTTGGTATATAATGGACACGATTTTTGTAGAGTATACGTTTCATagggagcattctcaaaaataaagatttttggagcaataatcaGGAGTCGAGTATTGGAAGTTACCTCGGAGTTTTGAAATTGTTAGGAGCATttgttttctttaatttttaaatggtctcaaatatatatatatatatagtctatgCATATAATTAACTTGTAATATTGATTTCCTTGCAGGTCTTTCTTATGTAACACATACATATAGATGAAATCTGTATGTATGTTTTGGGAATTCATTAAGTATGCTTGTTGTTCAATCTTCTTATTTATGAATTTGTGAGATTATATTAAACCAACATATCTGATTGTAAATTTGATCTCATGGGTTGATATCTTTGTATGGATGTATATACTTGTATGCATATGCATCTATATGTAttcatacaattatatatatatatatgtgtgtgtgtgtgtgtgtgtgtgtgtgtgtgcacatatgtatgtatatatacacatatatatgtatgtacgtgTACATATACACAACTTCCATTGCATTGCAATCTAGAGAACTAAATCTCAAATCTAACATCTCTAAACATTgtttaacaacatatccaaattgcatgaatagatgtacaatatacaaggaaactcaacatcaactataccaaccagtcactaatgacaactaaagtatgttgacatcaatgacaacacgccAATAGCTCATTCtatcctaacttgcaaaaatatGATATGCTAGATCAACTTAAGAATACTCTTATGAAGATATCTCTTTGACACCTAATGCTTTATTTAAAGCTTATAGAAATATTTTGAAACAAGCATTGTTCCATTCGATATTATTATAATAGATAAATCatgaatatttttataaaaataataccGAATACAAATAAATCTACATATTAAATAGAAGGTCAACAATTTCTATGCAAGCATGGCACAACATGCTTTTTTTCAACTTTAAACTAAACTATATAGaacataaaataaaatgtttgCGCAAGTCACAATTTTTGGTTCAATTCTAGTGGAGAAATCTCCTATTACGTAGGAAAGGAAACATAAACTCCAAAATATTATCAATGCCCTTGAAATAtttctttctccacctctctcctaCTAAAAGTAATAACACTACTACACTCAAAAAACCTGCTCCATATGACCATCCTAGTCCAATTTCATACCAGGGCATTTGCCCGCTCTCCTCTTCATCTTTATCTTCGCCATCACTAACAGGAGGAGGAGGTGCAAATTTAGGCCAAAAGCAATTCTTTGGAAGTGGGCATCCCTGCAAACTTGGATTTCCAGAATATGATGTATTTTCAAATGTGATCATCTGTCCTCCTTGTGGTATACTTCCAGATAGATTGTTGCTAGACAAATTCAAATATCCCAAATAGCTTAAAGATTGAAACTCTGAAGGAATATTTCCTGAAAGATTGTTTGAAGAAAGGTCCAAAGATTCAAGTTGACTCATATCCCCCAAACTAGGTGGAATAATCCCACTAAGATTGTTCATGGACAAATTCAGAAACCTCAAGCCCTTCAACTTTCCAAAATCAAGAGGAACATCTCCATTCAACTGATTGTTGGAGAGATCTATGCGAGTGAGTGTGGAAAGAATATATGGGTAGTATAGTTCTGTACCTTTGGAATTCATGTCCAATCCGCCAAGAGAAGATACCGTGATTCCATTGACCCCATAGTTCGCTTCAATCTGCAACACATAGCCATCCTCTCTTGCTACAGCCATCGCTTGTAAAAATACAATGTTGTGTGGAATAGAGCCTGATAAGTTGTTGGAGGAAAGGTCTAAGATCTGGAGCTGCTTCAGGTCGCCAATTTCTGAAAGAATGTTACCACTGAACTGATTGGCCTTCATCACCAGCACTTCAAGAGACGAAAGATTTCCAATTGATTTTGGAAGATGTCCTGTGAATTTGTTGTGCCCAATATCAAGTACTTGCAAAAGTGTATCATTGGTGAATGAGGGAAGGAAGGTTCCACTGAGCTGATTATTTTTTTA
The nucleotide sequence above comes from Cryptomeria japonica chromosome 11, Sugi_1.0, whole genome shotgun sequence. Encoded proteins:
- the LOC131070794 gene encoding receptor-like protein 7, whose product is MDGQIPPWISTQFSLDSLTLSNNGLAGEIPSWLWTMAASFNELNISRNHLQGPLFPYGPNSHMLVLDVSNNALTGQLPSVWPIINGTFLWYPIILMLNDNLFTGNIPPSLCNSSVWLKLNLENNKFDGMIPWCLIKEGSPVQELNLGGHLPKSIGNLSSLEVLVMKANQFSGNILSEIGDLKQLQILDLSSNNLSGSIPHNIVFLQAMAVAREDGYVLQIEANYGVNGITVSSLGGLDMNSKGTELYYPYILSTLTRIDLSNNQLNGDVPLDFGKLKGLRFLNLSMNNLSGIIPPSLGDMSQLESLDLSSNNLSGNIPSEFQSLSYLGYLNLSSNNLSGSIPQGGQMITFENTSYSGNPSLQGCPLPKNCFWPKFAPPPPVSDGEDKDEEESGQMPWYEIGLGWSYGAGFLSVVVLLLLVGERWRKKYFKGIDNILEFMFPFLRNRRFLH